In a genomic window of Coriobacteriia bacterium:
- the purH gene encoding bifunctional phosphoribosylaminoimidazolecarboxamide formyltransferase/inosine monophosphate cyclohydrolase (involved in de novo purine biosynthesis), which translates to MPDPKIKRAIISLTDKSGIEDFARALVDEFGVEIVSTGGTAKVLEQAGIPVVAIDELTGFPEMMDGRVKTLHPKVHGGLLARRDLASHMKDAEDNGIGMIDMVVVNLYAFEATIAKPDVDYQDAVEHIDIGGPSMLRSAAKNHASVTVVTNPAMYDAILFEMRNNDGATTLKTRKDLALEVFRLTSAYDNAIYSWLHNELVEEGPFWEDERVVLHKEADLRYGENPHQHAAFYKRKRVGVPGPAPEADEHTLAAAEQLQGKELSYNNYLDTDAAWASVREFDMGVPTCVIIKHLTPCGIASGKTMLEAYKDAWACDTVSAFGGVMAFNQTVTEDVAREIVEVNKQFIEVVIAPDYDEGALKIFSQKENARILRTGGINPPGGDPDIRAVEGGVVMQTVDTVSEDYTEFSCPTTTKPTDEQMDAMLFAWKCCKCVKSNAVILTKGTRTVGIGGGQPNRVNSARIAVEQAGDEAKGAVAASDAFLPFPDTLEVLRDAGVTALIQPGGSIRDDLSIECADEAGMPMVFTGHRHFRH; encoded by the coding sequence ATGCCGGATCCCAAAATCAAGCGCGCTATTATCTCACTCACCGATAAATCGGGCATCGAGGATTTCGCGCGTGCCCTTGTCGATGAGTTTGGCGTCGAGATCGTGAGCACGGGTGGCACTGCCAAGGTGCTCGAGCAGGCGGGCATTCCCGTCGTTGCCATCGACGAGCTCACGGGTTTTCCCGAGATGATGGACGGCCGCGTGAAGACCCTGCATCCCAAGGTGCATGGCGGTTTGCTCGCGCGCCGCGACCTTGCAAGCCACATGAAGGACGCAGAGGATAACGGCATCGGCATGATCGACATGGTGGTCGTGAACCTCTATGCCTTCGAGGCGACCATCGCCAAGCCCGACGTCGACTATCAGGACGCCGTCGAGCACATCGACATCGGCGGCCCCTCCATGCTGCGCAGTGCGGCCAAGAACCATGCGTCTGTCACTGTCGTCACCAATCCGGCGATGTACGATGCCATTCTGTTCGAGATGAGGAACAACGATGGCGCGACTACGCTCAAGACCCGCAAGGATCTTGCCCTCGAGGTCTTCCGCCTCACGAGTGCCTATGACAACGCCATCTACTCCTGGCTGCACAACGAGCTGGTCGAGGAGGGTCCGTTCTGGGAGGACGAGCGCGTCGTCCTTCACAAGGAGGCCGATCTTCGCTACGGCGAAAATCCCCACCAGCACGCTGCGTTCTACAAGCGCAAGCGCGTGGGCGTTCCTGGTCCTGCCCCTGAGGCCGACGAGCACACCCTCGCTGCGGCCGAGCAGCTGCAGGGCAAGGAGCTCAGCTACAACAATTACCTCGACACCGATGCCGCGTGGGCTTCCGTGCGCGAGTTCGACATGGGCGTGCCCACCTGCGTCATCATCAAGCATCTCACGCCGTGCGGCATCGCCAGCGGAAAAACCATGCTGGAAGCCTACAAGGATGCATGGGCGTGCGACACCGTGAGCGCCTTCGGTGGCGTCATGGCCTTCAACCAGACGGTTACCGAGGACGTTGCCCGTGAAATCGTCGAGGTCAACAAGCAGTTCATCGAGGTTGTCATCGCTCCCGATTACGACGAGGGGGCATTGAAGATCTTCTCCCAGAAGGAAAACGCCCGCATTCTGCGTACCGGCGGCATCAATCCCCCGGGCGGGGATCCGGACATTCGTGCGGTCGAGGGTGGCGTCGTCATGCAGACCGTCGACACGGTTAGCGAGGACTACACGGAGTTTTCGTGTCCCACCACGACAAAGCCGACTGACGAGCAGATGGACGCCATGCTCTTTGCCTGGAAGTGCTGCAAGTGCGTGAAGTCCAACGCGGTCATCCTGACCAAGGGTACTCGCACCGTGGGCATTGGCGGCGGCCAACCCAACCGCGTGAATTCCGCGCGCATCGCCGTCGAGCAGGCGGGCGATGAGGCCAAGGGCGCCGTTGCCGCGAGTGACGCGTTCCTGCCCTTCCCCGACACGCTTGAGGTCCTGCGCGATGCTGGCGTCACGGCGCTCATCCAGCCGGGCGGCTCGATTCGCGACGACCTCTCCATCGAGTGTGCCGACGAGGCCGGTATGCCGATGGTCTTCACGGGGCACCGTCACTTCAGGCATTAG